In Schizosaccharomyces osmophilus chromosome 2, complete sequence, the following proteins share a genomic window:
- the hem3 gene encoding hydroxymethylbilane synthase Hem3 — protein sequence MPINTCYPIGTRKSKLAVIQSEIVHKQLKENHPEFDFPIMSRDTIGDEILSKALFEFKHQVAKSLWTRELEALLIVNQCRMLVHSLKDLPVEMPKGMTIACIPRRNCPLDAIVFPKGSPYKSVANLPPGSVIGTSSIRRRALLARHFPHLRFFDIRGNVGTRLSKLDDPESPFSCLVLAAAGLFRLGLKDRVSQMLSAPFNYYAVGQGALAIEVREDDKEIIELLKPLQDTETTYCCVAERALMKRLDGGCAIPIGVQCDSLAVSSSSFQVSLDGIVVSADGLRSAFASGNRVINSIEDAEDLGTQVALSLLKNGAGPILAEHHRSSDSEDSTKQA from the coding sequence ATGCCTATTAATACGTGCTATCCCATTGGAACCCGCAAGTCCAAACTCGCGGTTATTCAATCTGAAATTGTTCATAAGCAACTGAAGGAAAATCACCCTGAATTCGATTTTCCCATCATGAGTCGCGACACCATCGGCGACGAAATTCTCTCGAAAGCTTTGTTTGAGTTTAAACACCAAGTCGCTAAATCCTTGTGGACTCGAGAACTCGAAGCCCTACTCATCGTCAACCAATGCCGAATGCTCGTTCATTCTCTTAAGGACTTACCCGTTGAAATGCCGAAAGGTATGACCATTGCTTGTATTCCACGCCGCAACTGTCCTCTAGATGCCATTGTCTTCCCCAAAGGATCCCCTTACAAGTCGGTTGCTAACCTTCCTCCTGGAAGCGTTATCGGCACTAGCAGTATTCGTCGTCGCGCTCTTTTGGCTCGCCATTTCCCCCATCTTCGATTTTTCGATATTCGAGGAAATGTAGGAACTCGTTTATCCAAGCTTGATGACCCAGAATCTCCTTTCTCTTGTCTCGTGTTGGCCGCTGCAGGCCTTTTCCGTCTCGGATTAAAAGACCGCGTTTCTCAAATGCTATCGGCTCCTTTCAACTATTATGCAGTTGGTCAAGGTGCCCTCGCTATTGAGGTTCGTGAAGAcgataaagaaattattgaaCTTTTGAAGCCTCTTCAAGACACTGAAACCACCTATTGCTGCGTCGCTGAGCGCGCCTTAATGAAACGATTGGACGGTGGTTGTGCTATCCCAATTGGTGTTCAGTGTGATTCCTTGGCAGTTTCAagctcttcttttcaagtCTCTTTGGACGGCATTGTTGTTTCTGCCGATGGCTTACGGTCTGCTTTCGCCTCAGGTAACCGCGTCATCAATTCTATTGAAGACGCTGAGGATTTGGGCACTCAAGTCGCGTTGTCCTTGCTCAAGAACGGAGCTGGTCCCATTTTGGCAGAACACCATCGCAGTAGTGATAGTGAGGACTCTACAAAACAAGCATAG